The Deltaproteobacteria bacterium genome contains a region encoding:
- a CDS encoding 2-aminoethylphosphonate aminotransferase, whose amino-acid sequence MRQHILLNPGPVNVSPRVQQALLRGDLCHREEEFSDLLVAIRTKLLQAFAPSGGYTAVPVTGSGTLAVESMVSSALPDGKKLLVINNGVYGERMLRMAEAHRIPTVELRYEWTQRPDLHQIETTLRDDPAIHAVAYVHHETTTGLLNLVTEVGTITHRAGRWLLLDAVSSLAAEDLDLVRDHVDLCACTANKCVQGLPGVSFVLVRNEGMAAMQQYPRRSLYLHLPLHWEAHERRSIPFTPSVQTWYALDAALDELLEETVAKRVQRHRAAAQLLREGFTRLGLKALLPAAHQSNTLTSLLLPEGMTYPRMHDSLKERGFVIYEGQGKLATGIFRVANMGHLTLDDFRRFLGALEAVLIPAFER is encoded by the coding sequence ATGCGCCAGCATATCTTATTAAACCCCGGCCCCGTCAACGTCTCACCACGAGTGCAACAAGCCTTGCTCCGCGGTGACTTGTGTCATCGTGAGGAAGAGTTTTCTGACCTGCTCGTCGCAATCCGCACGAAGTTGCTCCAAGCCTTCGCTCCGTCTGGTGGATATACTGCGGTACCAGTCACCGGCTCCGGTACCCTCGCAGTTGAGTCGATGGTGTCATCAGCACTTCCTGACGGCAAAAAACTCTTAGTTATCAATAACGGGGTCTATGGCGAACGTATGTTGCGCATGGCTGAGGCGCACCGTATTCCTACTGTTGAATTGCGTTACGAATGGACCCAACGGCCAGATCTGCACCAGATCGAGACGACCTTGCGAGATGATCCAGCTATTCATGCCGTGGCCTACGTACACCATGAAACGACAACTGGTCTGCTGAATCTTGTCACCGAAGTTGGCACCATCACTCATCGTGCTGGCCGCTGGTTACTGCTTGATGCCGTCAGTTCACTCGCGGCTGAAGATCTCGACCTTGTTCGTGACCACGTTGATCTCTGTGCGTGCACGGCCAACAAATGTGTCCAGGGGTTACCTGGGGTCTCTTTTGTCCTCGTCCGCAATGAAGGAATGGCAGCGATGCAGCAGTACCCACGCCGCTCGCTCTATCTGCATTTGCCGTTACACTGGGAAGCACATGAACGACGGAGCATTCCGTTCACGCCATCTGTACAAACCTGGTATGCGCTCGATGCCGCACTTGATGAACTTTTAGAAGAAACCGTCGCCAAACGCGTCCAACGTCACCGTGCCGCCGCGCAACTGCTCCGTGAAGGTTTCACACGGCTCGGACTGAAAGCACTGTTACCGGCAGCACACCAATCGAACACACTCACGTCTTTGCTTCTCCCAGAAGGTATGACCTACCCCCGTATGCACGACAGCCTCAAAGAGCGCGGCTTCGTCATTTACGAAGGCCAGGGCAAACTTGCCACTGGGATCTTCCGTGTCGCCAACATGGGCCATCTCACGCTCGATGATTTTCGTCGGTTTTTGGGCGCACTAGAAGCAGTGCTCATACCAGCTTTCGAAAGATAG
- a CDS encoding ABC transporter substrate-binding protein, protein MKKWTLALSFVLLAFSVPLLSWAEGPTSTVQKLIESVRSYKPQATDSSPERAANSKALKVAEETLAIQDLAKRVLGDQWGKLSGTEQKNFSQLLVQLFQKIAYPKSAEFFGDLTIDYTGEKMNGSGAVVETKVSHPKEGQVGVDYQLHQVNGKWMIDDVLLDGVSLVTNVQSQMQQVINKESYQGLIKRMREKLAES, encoded by the coding sequence ATGAAAAAGTGGACTCTCGCACTTTCGTTCGTGCTTCTGGCATTCAGTGTTCCCCTGCTGAGTTGGGCAGAAGGCCCCACGTCCACAGTGCAAAAACTGATTGAATCCGTCCGCTCGTATAAACCGCAAGCTACGGATTCGTCACCAGAGCGCGCCGCAAATAGCAAAGCGCTCAAAGTGGCGGAAGAAACCCTGGCTATTCAAGATCTCGCCAAACGCGTCCTCGGAGACCAATGGGGAAAATTGAGTGGCACTGAGCAAAAGAATTTTTCCCAGTTGTTGGTGCAACTCTTCCAGAAAATCGCTTATCCCAAGTCCGCAGAGTTCTTCGGGGACCTGACAATTGACTACACCGGAGAAAAAATGAATGGTAGTGGGGCAGTGGTGGAGACGAAAGTCAGCCATCCGAAGGAAGGGCAAGTCGGGGTCGATTACCAACTGCACCAAGTGAATGGGAAGTGGATGATTGACGATGTCCTGCTTGACGGTGTCAGTCTGGTGACGAACGTCCAGAGTCAAATGCAGCAAGTAATCAACAAGGAATCGTATCAGGGGCTCATTAAACGGATGCGGGAGAAGCTGGCGGAGAGCTGA
- a CDS encoding sulfopyruvate decarboxylase subunit beta, protein MKLAEALSVVIPLLRDEVVVHANGFISRESFNIQDRLGNFYMIGSMGLASSIALGVALNRPDRRVVIFDGDGNVLMNMGSLAMIAATQPQNLIHFVFDNEVYGSTGNQRTVSGQVALEAIARASGYKQATRVDNETALRSTAQEFLSHPGPSFLLIKIEPDREERHIGRITHEPPEIAARFMQALGK, encoded by the coding sequence ATGAAACTCGCCGAAGCACTCTCGGTTGTGATCCCCTTGTTGCGTGATGAAGTCGTTGTCCATGCAAACGGGTTCATTTCACGTGAGTCATTTAACATTCAAGATCGACTCGGCAATTTTTACATGATTGGTTCGATGGGGTTGGCCTCGTCAATTGCCTTAGGTGTGGCATTGAATCGACCCGACCGCCGTGTCGTTATCTTCGATGGTGATGGTAACGTGTTGATGAACATGGGTTCGCTCGCGATGATCGCTGCTACTCAGCCGCAGAACCTCATACACTTTGTGTTTGATAATGAAGTCTATGGCTCTACGGGCAATCAACGCACGGTTTCCGGCCAGGTGGCGTTAGAAGCAATAGCCAGAGCAAGTGGGTACAAACAGGCAACGCGGGTAGATAACGAAACGGCATTACGTTCAACAGCCCAAGAGTTTCTCTCTCACCCGGGCCCGTCGTTCTTGTTGATCAAGATCGAACCTGACCGCGAAGAGCGGCACATCGGACGGATCACGCACGAACCGCCAGAGATTGCTGCTCGCTTCATGCAGGCCCTGGGGAAATAG
- a CDS encoding sulfopyruvate decarboxylase subunit alpha has translation MTSGPDFLRYLVDAGFDFFTGVPCSLAKSLIATLEERGGYIPETREDAAVGLAAGAFMTGKQPAVIMQNSGLGVCVNALASLSLMYNFPCLLLITWRGYQGKDAPEHLIMGDISPTLLSTLKLPHQVLDADTVRESIDWAAETLRNTKKPVALLLPPGVMK, from the coding sequence ATGACCTCCGGTCCAGATTTTCTTCGTTATCTCGTCGATGCAGGGTTTGACTTCTTCACTGGAGTCCCCTGTTCACTAGCGAAAAGCCTCATTGCCACGTTGGAAGAGCGCGGCGGTTATATTCCTGAGACACGAGAAGATGCAGCGGTTGGCTTGGCGGCAGGTGCGTTCATGACGGGTAAACAACCCGCCGTCATCATGCAAAACTCCGGTCTTGGTGTATGCGTCAATGCATTGGCCTCGCTGAGCCTGATGTATAACTTTCCCTGCTTGCTGCTCATCACCTGGCGAGGCTATCAAGGGAAAGATGCGCCAGAGCATCTGATTATGGGCGACATATCGCCAACGCTGCTGTCCACACTGAAGCTTCCTCATCAAGTCCTCGATGCCGACACCGTCAGAGAATCAATCGACTGGGCAGCAGAGACACTCAGGAACACCAAGAAACCTGTCGCCTTATTGCTGCCCCCGGGAGTGATGAAATGA